DNA from Kitasatospora acidiphila:
CGGTTCAGGACAGGGTGGCGATGGTGTCGCGGCCGCCCTCCAGGAACTCCGGCCAGTCGCCGCCCGCTTCCTTGCTGCGCGGCTCGACGACGCCGTGCAGGTACTTGTTGAGGATCGCCAGGTCCTCCGGCTCCCGCCGGGCCAGCGAGCCGACCAGCGAGGAGGCCAGGGTGCGGGCGGTCAGGGCGCGGTCGCCGAAGAAGTTGCCGTGCAGGATGGCGTCCTCCAGCACGCCGATCTGCTCGGCGGTGGAGAGCGAGGACTCCAGCTTCTCGTCGTCGCTGCCGGCCGAGTTGGCGGCTTCCCGCAGGTCGGCGAAGCTCTGCAGCAGCACGTCCAGCAGGTTCGGCGGCACGTCCAGCTCGATCTGGTGGCGGCGCAGCAGCTCCTCGGTGCGGAACCGGACGATCTCCGCCTCGCTGCGCTTGTTGGTCACCACCGGGATGCGCACGAAGTTGAACCGGCGCTTCAGTGCGGAGGAGAGGTCGTTGACACCGCGGTCGCGGCTGTTGGCGGTGGCGATGACCGAGAAGCCGGGCTTGGCGAACACGATGTTGTCGCTGTCGAGTTCGGGCACCGAGATGTACTTCTCGGAGAGGATCGAGATCAGCGCGTCCTGCACGTCGCTGGTGGAGCGGGTGAGCTCCTCGAACCGGCCGATCGCGCCGGACTCCATGGCCGTCATGATCGGCGAGGGGATCATCGACTCCCGGGACTGCCCCTTGGCGATCACCATGGAGACGTTCCAGGAGTACTTGATGTGGTCCTCGGTGGTGCCGGCGGTGCCCTGCACCACCAGGGTGGAGTTGCGGCAGATCGCGGCGGCCAGCAGCTCGGCCAGCCAGCTCTTGCCGGTGCCCGGGTCACCGATCAGCAGCAGGCCG
Protein-coding regions in this window:
- a CDS encoding ATP-binding protein, with the protein product MSDLLRAPAETKYAEELAWLESIDTGPKPFSWRLSPKMIRLFILGSERADGLDRQIDQKWFGDRSLVERAIVTLASDRGLLLIGDPGTGKSWLAELLAAAICRNSTLVVQGTAGTTEDHIKYSWNVSMVIAKGQSRESMIPSPIMTAMESGAIGRFEELTRSTSDVQDALISILSEKYISVPELDSDNIVFAKPGFSVIATANSRDRGVNDLSSALKRRFNFVRIPVVTNKRSEAEIVRFRTEELLRRHQIELDVPPNLLDVLLQSFADLREAANSAGSDDEKLESSLSTAEQIGVLEDAILHGNFFGDRALTARTLASSLVGSLARREPEDLAILNKYLHGVVEPRSKEAGGDWPEFLEGGRDTIATLS